Within Sulfurovum xiamenensis, the genomic segment ATTTCAATGGAGTTTTTAAAGAAAAAAACCAGAATAAGACCAGTAAATAACCAAATAAATGACACAAAATTTGCACTAATATGAGAGGTCCAAAAATGACTGAAACCTATGCCATACTTTTCTAAGAAATGTAGTTTTCCAGAAAGGGCAACGGGGAAATAGATCTGATCTATCGCGATCATTCCTTTTAAAACTTTGATCGCATCATCCCATTCTTTGGCTCTGAAAAAGACCCAGCTGACGTTCACAAAGTTGAAAGTAATGAACCATCCCAGAAGTGCATGCATTCGAAAACCCATCCTCTTCCAAAAACGATGTATCACAAGGGCAAGGCCATGCAGAGCACCCCAAAATACAAAGGTCCATCCAGCGCCATGCCAGATACCTCCAAGTAAAAATGTTATGAACAAATTGGCATAGGTCCTTACCTCACTTTTTCTGTTACCTCCAAGAGGTATATAAAGATAATCTTTCAAAAAGCGTGACAATGTCATATGCCATCGACGCCAAAAATCTTGGATAGAAGTTGCTTTATAGGGAGAATTGAAGTTTATCGGTAATTTAATGTTAAATAAGAGTGCAATCCCTATGGCCATATCGGTATAGCCACTGAAATCAAAATAGAGCTGCAATGTATAACTCAGTGAAGTAAACCAGGCTTCAATCAGATTAAGTACTTCGGCTTTGTCAAATCCATTCGTAGCCCATGTTGCAAAAGTATCAGCGATCACAATTTTTTTGAAAAGACCAATCGAAAAAATAAAAAGTCCTAACGCTATATTATAATAGTTCTTGACCTTATTTCGAATGTTAGCAAATTGCGGCATCATCTCTGCATGATGCACGATTGGACCGGCAATAAGCTGAGGGAAGAATGCAACAAATACTGTATAGTTCAAAAAATCATACTCTTTCGTCTCACTCCTATAACTATCAACCAAATACGCGATCTGTTGGAACGTATAAAAGCTGATAGCCAATGGCAAAGCTAAATGTAGAAGTGGGACATTTGAATCAAAGACCATGTTGAAATTGCGAATGAAGAAATCCGAATATTTGAAATATCCTAACAATGAAAGATTGAAAAACACACCGATGGAAAGT encodes:
- a CDS encoding MBOAT family O-acyltransferase, producing MLFNSFEFIFVFLPITFFVYFYLNHKRLTEVAKGFLVFASLFFYSWWNIVYLPLILLSILFNYVIGRQLANHDKNERKYSKKALLSIGVFFNLSLLGYFKYSDFFIRNFNMVFDSNVPLLHLALPLAISFYTFQQIAYLVDSYRSETKEYDFLNYTVFVAFFPQLIAGPIVHHAEMMPQFANIRNKVKNYYNIALGLFIFSIGLFKKIVIADTFATWATNGFDKAEVLNLIEAWFTSLSYTLQLYFDFSGYTDMAIGIALLFNIKLPINFNSPYKATSIQDFWRRWHMTLSRFLKDYLYIPLGGNRKSEVRTYANLFITFLLGGIWHGAGWTFVFWGALHGLALVIHRFWKRMGFRMHALLGWFITFNFVNVSWVFFRAKEWDDAIKVLKGMIAIDQIYFPVALSGKLHFLEKYGIGFSHFWTSHISANFVSFIWLFTGLILVFFFKNSIEMAKNFKLSYRTALFSAIAYIVSILSLNKVSEFLYFNF